From one Misgurnus anguillicaudatus chromosome 2, ASM2758022v2, whole genome shotgun sequence genomic stretch:
- the LOC129441584 gene encoding C-type mannose receptor 2, translating to MVKHQRGAVTAVMNMSLFALLLLSGLLCSASGLWREYHYINISMTWTDAQSYCRERFTDLATVDSMDDVNRMMNTVNYGYSGSVWIGLQKGTQSRWLWSNGEDTISQYNAWDTGKPTGEDCVASFSSVWIDNSCTTSYLTFVCYSVTSGYVRINEWKRWTDAQSYCRQHYTDLATVHNSQEQKQLYASVGDTWSTVWIGLYRESWQWSDQWNLTFRNWATGQPLQASGDCVAMSTTDSGKWVRYSCDQQYHFICHGEDKSVKRQIVRLNLAQDEKYNLNDPSLQTATLNEILGKLKTLGLGGFKSIKWRKDEVGQVSHLTGKHTAK from the exons ATGGTGAAACATCAACGAGGAGCTGTGACAGCAGTTATGAACATGAGTTTGTTTGCGCTGCTTCTGCTGTCAG GACTTCTGTGCAGCGCTTCTGGTCTTTGGCGAGAGTATCACTACATAAACATAAGTATGACATGGACAGACGCTCAGAGTTACTGTAGAGAGAGATTCACTGATCTGGCTACTGTAGACTCAATGGATGATGTGAACAGGATGATGAATACAGTGAATTATGGCTACAGTGGATCAGTCTGGATTGGACTGCAGAAGGGAACACAGAGTCGTTGGCTTTGGTCAAATGGAGAAGATACCATTTCACAGTACAATGCATGGGACACAGGAAAACCTACTGGAGAAGATTGTGTAGCTTCTTTCAGTAGTGTCTGGATCGATAATTCATGTACTACAAGCTATTTGACCTTTGTGTGCTACAGTG TAACTAGTGGATACGTCAGAATAAACGAATGGAAACGCTGGACAGATGCTCAGAGTTACTGCAGACAACATTACACTGATCTGGCCACCGTCCATAACTCTCAAGAGCAGAAGCAGCTTTATGCATCTGTTGGAGATACCTGGTCAACCGTCTGGATCGGTCTGTACAGAGAATCTTGGCAGTGGTCTGATCAGTGGAACCTCACCTTTAGAAACTGGGCAACAGGACAACCATTGCAGGCTTCTGGTGACTGTGTTGCCATGTCAACAACTGACTCTGGGAAATGGGTTCGATACAGCTGTGACCAACAGTACCATTTCATCTGCCATGGAG AGGACAAGTCAGTAAAAAGACAGATTGTCAGATTAAACTTGGCCCAGGatgaaaaatacaatttaaatgaTCCTTCACTACAGACCGCCACATTGAATGAG ATACTTGGAAAGCTAAAGACCTTGGGGCTGGGAGGCTTTAAGAGCATAAAGTGGAGAAAGGATGAAGTTGGACAGGTTTCTCATCTGACTGGCAAACACACAGCAAAGTAA